The DNA region CGGGACTCCATGCCCGGCTACTCCGCGTGCTTAGTGCTCTCTTGAACGCATGTACGATTCCGCGCGGGAACTAATTGGAACTAGCTAAATTATGCCAGTCTGGACTGAGCTTGAGGCACAAAACTTAATTGCTCTTCCGTATTActatacatttatatatattaattttagCTTGAACTTTATGCTTTGATTTCAACTTCCGAGCAGACGTTTACACATTCAGGATATGAAGCATGCAAGCGAGGTCTGGCCACACTGATTGTTCCACATCCCAAGGCGTTCCACCTGTCTGTGAAGCCTGGCATGCCCTTAGGACATGACCAGTCTTCAGCCTTTTGATTATACTTCACTGAATCGTTCTATTCGTTTCCCTATATATGCCAATTCGTCGTATGAGTATATAATATTcgatttatattatttttgtaaccaCCAATACCTTATATTAATTTTGTGTGTTTGTTCTGCTCAATTTTGAGATGCAGCTTCTGTCTTCTCGGGTTGGAGACACTCGGTGTAGCCTTCGGGTTATCTGATGTTCGATCTTGACGTAGCGCCTTGCTACTTTGTGCTTCTCGTAACCATGATGTTCCATTTTCACGTTTTCTTTGGGGCCCAAACAGTCTCCGTAGCTTTGGGCTCCTTGACTTGATTTCCCTAGATCCTTTGGGGTTTCCTTATGATTTACCTCTAGTTCGTTAGCTATTGTGTTCTGATTCATCTTATTCTCAGGGGCCTTTCACTTCTCCTTTTTCCCATTCGTTTTCTCGGAATTTGCGTCTGCTTCGTTTGCTTCTTAtttgtaagtttaattttctgcttGTTGTATTTCGAGTTGCTGTAGAGTTTTGCGCGACTtacttataattaaatttacgCTCTCTGCTCAATTTGCTACTTTGTTCCTCAACTTAATATTATCATTAAATGTGTTCATTTTAGTCGCTACATAATTGAAGTGTTTTTCATTTAGGGtctgttttatattttatttgtaaccTCAGTTTGTCGTTTCACTAATTTCAAGTATGTGTCGTGTGTAATGTgttgtgtttgtgttttggTTGTTGTCTTTTTCTTCTCATCTTCTTGTTCATCCTAATGCTGAAAGTATATTCTAACTTGTTAATGGAAATCATTGCGATAAGCTGAACTTAGCATTTTATTAACGTAAACACATAAAATCGTCTTTGCTAgatatttttatgaccttcTTTCAAACAGCTGAACAGCgccttgtttatttttgggAACGGCCACTGGGGCTCGCCCATTCAATATCGTATATAATagttaataatataatatagttTACTCTTGTTCGTTTTTGGTTTGTCAAGTCCATTCTGCAGTTACGCATATAACATATAAAGTTTCAGCTGACTTTTGTGGATCTCTCTAAAGTATTTCACTAAGCTGGTTCAACTATGATCCATACGAATATTGTGGGGTCTTCTTCAATAGTTAGTTGTTCTCGTATGGTTTTTCAGTGTTCGTGTATGTGGTCTGcgtatataataatattccGCTAGTTAATCGTAAACATATTTGTTATaactaaatataatattatcaTCCTCGAGTGACTACAGCGTCTGCCTTTAAATAGCTCGTTTGCCTAGCATATAACTCTATAAGTATGTATGTTGTATATAAAATTATAGTATCCATATATCGTATATACTATATGTTGAATTAAGTAAACACAATTGAATTTCTGCTCGGTTAGCGTTTGCCTGGCTACCAAATTAAAAAGCGCTACTCAGTATACGAAACTACTTAAATATTTAGCCCTTGATCTTAATCGCATTCCTGTGAATCATGAAAAAGTTTTCTCTTAACAAAGGTTTTTCTATTCCTATTGGTTTTCCATTCTGGGGGATAGTTTCTTGGACAAGCTTTGCAGGAGAAACCttttataaaagtttgtagATTTATTGGTTTCGCATGGGATTTCTGGGTGCTTCTAAGGCTTCTTGTTGACTCTACTGATGATGGGTGGGTTACATTAATCGAGGCATTAACATTTAGTTGCGCTTGCCCATTTTCTTGTTCATGACTGATATGATTGAGTTAGCGTTGTCGACTACtgtgttttggttttggtttcggTTCGGGTGGGATTAGATGATGGAATGTTATGTCTATGATGATGATGTGCAAAGAAATACATAGCGATATAGAAACGAGACTTCTAAGGATGTATGGCATGCAATAACGACTAGGAACGATAGCTAGAAAGAACGAAGAGGGATGAACGAGCGAGTAGAGTTGTAGAGAAGTAAGAGAGAGACGAGCTTAAAACGACGAGAGAGGAACGACGAAAGATCGACAACGATGAGGAGCGCACGTGATGATGGATCGAGTTCGTGATAAAGTAACGAGTAGCGAGTAACAAGTAACGAGTATCGAGCTACGAGTAGCTGGTGTCCGCACTCGCTTTTCTGGGTGTTCAGGATGTTTTCTGGCTGTTCTCTCCTCACACAGAAGGCTGTGGGCTGTGGTTCACTGCTTCCACTACGCAGCgcattttgattatttttattgaGATGAGATTGTAAGACTGTGGGCATAATTTTCACAACTTAAGCCTAGATCGAACTCATACCAAGCAACACCCGATGTCCTTCGGCCCCTTCAATTTAATGCCACCTCCTGCGGCGGTAGGTGACCTGTTCGTTGACCAGCTGCCAGAACTTGGCGTTCAGCCAAAGGACGAACAGGAGCAGCTGCATGAGCAGCGGCCATTGCTGCAGCTCGTACCGCGTCCTTCGCACCAGCTGCTGCAGGCGTCGTCCGCCCCGCTTCCCCCCGCCGCCCATTGACCGATCCTCCGGCGGCTCATAGCTCAAGTTGTAGttgtagtagtagtagtagttgttgttgtagtgCTGCATCTCCACCGGCACCAGATCTAGGGATTCATCCCGTCCCGAAACTTGGCTGCTACATCGGTTCTGGGTCTCTAATTGCTGATGATCTTGAGGCTGGTCCTCAAAGGTATATTGATTGGTTGCTGTATCtgttggtgttgttgttgttgttgtggtatGAGTCGTGGAATGGGTTGCATTATTGTTGTTTGGCTGGTTATCATAGTTATGGCGGTATTTCTGTGGTTTACGATAATATTACATGATAACGCATTTGCCCTTTTCAGCCCACGGATTGTTCTTCTTATCCGGCGCGTTGATCAACGGATCGTTCTTCTCGTTCTCCTCGATGAACGAGCGCATTCTGCAAAGAAATATGAACATTATGAATagattttgaatttttcacTTTGAAGGGCTTAGAATAATAACACTAGAATTCAAAATTAAGTCGATATTGTTCCCTGAACTTTATAATAAAGAAAGTCAACAACATTCAGTTAAAGaggatttattttataagtaaTGGAACCTTAAAAAACTCGCGGTTTATGTGttctatttattattatttatttattttgtaagctTTTGTAAAGGTGTAAATCAGGTGTAAACTACCGACGTCCCACGACTCACTAGAGAGATTATTTAATACTCCCAAAGGCAGCTTATAAATATGATACCATTTCGTTTACCTTTAACGTAAAACTTAACTGAGCTCCAACAATATAATTTGGTAATCTCGTTCTTTAAAGCTCATAAAAAGTCTAAGCTCTCGGTCTTCCTGGCCTCTGTTGCAAATCAAGACATTTTAAAggaataaatacaaaaaaagggGGCATCCGTCGGCACTTAAAGCTAAGCGGACATAAACTTGAAAATACATCACTTTATGCGGGGGAAAAGGGTTTTTCGGGGAAATACTGGCTTAAATTTGGGGTCTGAAAGGCAAGGGACAACAGATTTTATGTTAATCCACACGCAGATGgacattaaaaatgtttgaacAGTTTGCACGCGCCAAGGAAACTAACATTTCAAAACCTCCCTTGGAACCCTCTTCCCCGtcgaaaaatatataaattttgtatattgTTGCCCCGCTGCCATTGTTGTTTTTTGTTGTAATACGCTTATCCTTCGGGCCATAAAAATGGTGGCCCTGCCGTTCGCATTCTTCCCTTACTTTATTCCCCCGACTGTCTGCCAGTCCCTTCTCCTCCATCTGTTTATCTATTCTTATTCCGCATTCGCTACTTTTCCTCAAGACAAAACATTTCGTACTTTTCCCTTctaaacttttatatattttttgcaaaatttgcaggaatttatttatttaaagggAGTGTTGGCGAGGAGAAGAAAGCAGCTTGAAGGCACATCTTCTGGCAGCTGAGGAATAGACAGTTTGAGAGACAGTCGCCTGCGAATGAGTTTTGCATTTCAATTTGTTAGTTCGGTAGTTTCCTGTCTTTCGCCCTAAACTTTACCCTTGAGTACTCGAATACAAAACCTTCTTCATTGCTTTCTTGTTAATAAGACTCTGTGAAAGTTGTTAAATTGAAAGAGCAGAAGTAATATTCATGTTCTTTTTGAAAGCTTTCGTATAGTATGTCTGTGAGAAATAAGTGGCATTTGCATTTTgttgcaaaatatttaatttgtaaaATTCGCATATGTGTTAGTGCAGGCTTAAAATTCATTCAACTCCATATAtatctaaaatatatatgtatgttaaTAGTTTTCTTTATAACTGGACTAATGCTGCCaaaagattttgttttgataAAGCAACACAATTTTGAAATGAAATACccaaatatatatagaaatgtTTATTGTTTCTTTATAAATTGAATGTAAATATCACATTTTAAATTGGACTAATTCTGTCGAAAGACTTTATTTAGATAATGCAACACAATtttgaaaagaaatatttatttatcagAAAAGTAGATGTGAAGTATTTGTATACATCAATATAATTTTGATCGAAAGTTAGACTGAAAAATTTGTCTTTTGTGCTGGTTAAATCTAACAAACTTATTGCAGAGAAAGAGAAAAGCTGGAGGCACTTTTCCCTCCCAAAGCCCAGTAAATAAATACTTCGATTGCCCATTTGCCTCGGTTGCTTTCTGCACTTTCCGGCAAGCAAATTGCATATTccaaaagcagcagcatttTGTGGCTTTATTTATTGGACAAATGTTTTCTCTTGGCTTCTTGACCAAATGTTACAGCTGTTCCTTGGCCTGAGATTTCCCCATCCACTTGGCAggattataatatattttatttgggtGTTGTGTGTACACTTTCATTTGGCCGCAAAATTGCTTTAAGCAATGTGCGGTTACTTTGATGTTCGGCTTGTTCGATTAATTTAATGATTTGCATTCCGTGTGGCGACGTGTTTAGGAGCTTGTCATCAATAGTTTTGATTGTTCGCCCAGCAAACCCTTCTCACCCCTGCCTGGGTCTCAATTATCGAATGCCGAGGTGTGCTCAGGTGGGGTCCGCCCTCCGTGTAATAATGGGCGTGGCATGCATGCATAATTTAACTTAACAAGACCATGTCGTCGGCAGCGATGTCCTTGTTACCTCGGTGTCGTTATCCTCATGCCTGTGCGTGTGTTTGCGCTGcgtttgtgtgtgtgctggATTTTCTCTATTTCCTTGCTCATTTTCCGCATCAACAGAGCAAAAGGCAATGTCATGCCAGCGGTTGGGGAAATATCCCTCGAAGGACTGCCTAAAACAATGCCCCCTGCATCCCCGTCCTAACCACTTTTTGGTCTCTATTCGGCCTGGCTAATGGGCTTATGACTTTGCGGTTTCAGCCCGTGCAACCGGGAAaactcacacacacagaggAATGTAAAAATGAAAATCCACTGAGCTTAGGAAATATTCTTTTTGCCTTTCTACTGTTTTCTCTGGTCTCTGTGTTTTTTTAAGGgtaaacaaaggccaagggtTTTTAGGGGTTCGAGATTCGGCTCGGCAGTCAAGGCCAGGTCGAAGCGCAGTAAACAAAGTTGTTATGATGACGTTGGATCTTTGGCAAGCGAAAGGTAAATTTGGAAAATATCCAGGGCTGACCTCAAGGTTAGGGAGTCCAGCCTAAACCCTTTTAGAAAGCGTGTTGCTGAACATGCATTTTTAATGAGAGCAACAAAGCGGATTGAAAAGGGCACCCAGACCCCCGGGATATCTGGTTATAAAAGTTCGAACAAATAATGACCCCGAATAAAGAAAtggcaattaaaatgtattgccATCAAAGTTTAGCAGACTTTGGAAAGCCATGAAATAATCTAGAATTTCGCTCATGAGTTTCTCATTTGCCTTCGAGCTTCTTAGGCGCACAAGTGCATGACATCATTAGCATCTGTGATGAGTTTCCCTTGTTTTGGACAACTTTTCTCATAACACAAGTAGGTAATGGGAATATAAGTAGAAGTAGGCGAAATGCCACAGGGacataaaaaacttttattcgTCATCTGCATTTAATTTGAGTGCCTTTGCCGAGCAGCAAGGAAAAGCGCCATGGAAAACAGGTTGAGTGCCTCTCAAACTGCCATTCAGCGGCGAACACATTGAAAACTAATTCAGCAGCCGTTAATTTAATATGTAGACCACAAGTCTGCAGTCGTTTCCCTTCAAGTCTGAATCCCCTTAGCTAACCACAAGCCCACATGGCCATGTCGACCATGCTGGGCTTTTATGTGCTAATTGAAAGACCTCCCATTCCTGTTCCCATTTCCCATTCTGCTTTCAgatgtacatatatacacacataCTCCCCGGGTGGAAATGGTACTCTGAGCTGAATAATCGTGAGAGCCTTAAATGAAAAGTCATTTGGACGCACTTCCGAGGAACAGAGGTCCTGACAACATTTTGCTCTTAGGGTTAGGCGAATTAATGTTCTGTGGCGAGTAACGATGAAATCAGCATAAAGGGTAACAGGAAGTTCAACCTCAAACATCGAAAGATGGTgaaattaaacaataatgtaaTTCAGCGGATGTACGCATTAGCAGGAATTAATAATTCAGAAAagacaatttaaaataatttaaacgGGGCTTCACCCAAATGATAATTTAATTCCCATTTCTTTTCGACACAAATTGTTGAATTATTGCCTAATAATTATCATTATTGTACGGTTGTAAAATTGAAAACGATATGGACATCAAATGGAAATAAGTCCTAATTGACAGGAAAACAGCAACCGTTTTGCGGTTGGCACTAAATCGAAATGAAATCAGCGTTAAATTCATGCTGATGATTTCTATTAATGAAGTAATTTGTAATTTGTTGCCTGTATCTCTCTAAATGAAATGCCATTCAAGGGTCTAGCTCACCCACATCAATCTAGGCTCAACGGAACGAGCGACACACGCACAATCTATAATTAAATGCGAAACCGACATTTGGAATTCCTCCCCTTTTCCGCCCCAAAACCATTCAAGCGACCATTTACCTTTGAAAGTTTTCCTTCTACCTTTTCCGGTCTGTCAGCTGCACAAAAAACATAAACACGATGTAAATGTTGATTTATGACAACCACAAACACACGCAAGTGCCCATGGTGCGTATACGTAATCGCAC from Drosophila subpulchrella strain 33 F10 #4 breed RU33 chromosome 2L, RU_Dsub_v1.1 Primary Assembly, whole genome shotgun sequence includes:
- the LOC119546115 gene encoding uncharacterized protein LOC119546115; protein product: MQHYNNNYYYYYNYNLSYEPPEDRSMGGGGKRGGRRLQQLVRRTRYELQQWPLLMQLLLFVLWLNAKFWQLVNEQVTYRRRRWH